One genomic region from Neospora caninum Liverpool complete genome, chromosome V encodes:
- a CDS encoding SRS domain-containing protein, giving the protein MAPTRGLVSSGRQYVRLNACLFVMFLCSFRLPAVAGGTPKCTDSTPVLDLIATDTTPVIFECGEKVTNLYPRPAEAGAVMACTSSACTSVISLESLEATLQQQKSATKPYTFTISSTPTQASTVYLQCSSTESPADHSRVDEEDPEQTGKRCTVQIAVWGPPIQGSTQYPTPKLWRRRVGLDAAVIVPLANVLFPGKCAANQSTLNLEVNSSNKSVTFACGDGNVLSPALFDHVFSADGCTEESPLADHLSTASLVQHGTTEAGEDAKKPAYTFQVTSLPAEEKTVCYQCKKSSPSGRSNDPPCTVYIKVAKEETDSGSTTTAPPDASGAETGRWSCLTLITSLISVSVLLAKMI; this is encoded by the exons ATGGCGCCAACCAGGGGGCTAGTGTCGTCAGGTCGCCAATATGTAAGGCTTAACGCGTGCTTGTTCGTCATGTTTCTCTGCTCATTTCGTCTTCCTGCTGTGGCTGGTGGGACACCCAAATGTACTGACTCAACTCCTGTTCTGGACCTCATTGCCACCGACACTACACCCGTTATATTCGAATGCGGAGAGAAAGTTACGAACCTCTATCCCCGTCCAGCTGAGGCAGGTGCTGTTATGGCTTGTACAAGTTCAGCGTGTACAAGTGTGATATCACTCGAGTCCCTTGAGGCGACACTGCAACAGCAGAAGAGCGCTACAAAGCCATACACATTCACCATCTCAAGCACCCCCACACAGGCAAGCACAGTTTACTTGCAGTGTTCTTCCACAGAGTCTCCTGCCGATCATTCCCgagtcgacgaagaagatccCGAACAGACTGGAAAAAGATGCACGGTTCAGATTGCCGTTTGGGGACCACCAATTCAAGGATCCACTCAGTACCCGACACCAA AGCTTTGGCGACGACGGGTCGGTTTGGATGCTGCTGTTATTGTCCCCCTTGCGAATGTGCTGTTTCCAGGCAAATGTGCGGCGAACCAATCGACACTAAACCTTGAAGTCAACTCTTCGAACAAATCAGTGACATTTGCTTGTGGCGATGGCAACGTTCTTTCTCCAGCACTTTTTGACCACGTCTTCTCCGCAGATGGCTGTACCGAGGAGTCCCCATTGGCAGATCATCTTTCCACTGCTTCCCTGGTGCAACACGGGACCACGGAAGCCGGAGAGGATGCGAAAAAACCAGCATACACATTCCAAGTCACGAGCTTGccggcagaggagaaaacggtgTGTTATCAGTGCAAGAAAAGTTCTCCAAGTGGACGCAGCAATGACCCGCCATGTACAGTGTACATCAAGGTGGCAAAGGAGGAAACCGATAGCGGCTCCACGACAACCGCCCCTCCTGACGCTTCAGGAGCTGAGACTGGACGGTGGAGCTGCTTGACACTGATAACGTCTCTTAtcagcgtctctgtcttATTGGCGAAAATGATTTGA
- a CDS encoding SRS domain-containing protein — protein sequence MASYKGERSPGLPYAGFNLCFFLIFLCIFCLPVVAQDVVNQCAAETPVLSIPVTDTTAVEFKCAAQVTNLYPQYSASVPQKVCESSACTSEVQLKIPNATLGQTDDKYTFTVSQASEEASTVYFKCSSVAPAIQNLRDTITKEDNGEKKCTVQIAVWGPPIQGLPEYPTPSKCAANQSTLNLEVNSSNKSVTFACGDGNVLSPALFDNVFSAEGCTEESPLADHLSTASLVQHGTTEAGKDAKKPAYTFQVTSLPAEEKTVCYQCRKSSPSGRSNDPTCTVYIKVAKEETDSGSTTTAPPDASGAETGRWSCLTLITSLISVSVLLAKMI from the exons ATGGCTTCATACAAGGGGGAACGATCGCCAGGTCTCCCGTATGCCGGGTTTAACCTATGCTTTTTTCTTATTTTTCTTTGCATATTTTGTCTGCCTGTTGTGGCGCAGGATGTGGTGAATCAATGTGCTGCCGAAACTCCCGTTCTGAGTATCCCTGTGACTGACACTACTGCAGTTGAATTCAAGTGCGCAGCACAGGTGACCAACCTGTATCCGCAATACAGTGCAAGCGTCCCCCAGAAGGTTTGCGAAAGTTCGGCTTGTACAAGTGAAGTCCAGCTGAAGATTCCTAATGCAACATTGGGACAAACAGACGACAAGTACACGTTTACCGTCTCACAAGCCTCCGAAGAGGCAAGCACAGTTTACTTTAAGTGTTCTTCGGTTGCTCCTGCCATACAGAACTTGAGAGATACAATCACAAAAGAAGACAATGGTGAAAAAAAGTGCACGGTCCAGATTGCAGTTTGGGGACCTCCAATTCAAGGATTGCCTGAGTACCCGACACCAA GCAAATGCGCGGCGAACCAATCGACACTAAACCTTGAAGTCAACTCTTCGAACAAATCAGTGACATTTGCTTGTGGCGATGGCAACGTTCTTTCTCCAGCACTTTTTGACAACGTCTTCTCCGCAGAAGGCTGTACCGAGGAGTCCCCATTGGCAGATCATCTTTCCACTGCTTCCCTGGTGCAACACGGGACCACGGAAGCCGGAAAGGATGCGAAAAAACCAGCATACACATTCCAAGTCACGAGCTTGccggcagaggagaaaacggtgTGTTATCAGTGCAGGAAAAGTTCTCCAAGTGGACGCAGCAATGACCCGACATGTACAGTGTACATCAAGGTGGCAAAGGAGGAAACCGATAGCGGCTCCACGACAACCGCCCCTCCTGACGCTTCAGGAGCTGAGACTGGACGGTGGAGCTGCTTGACACTGATAACGTCTCTTAtcagcgtctctgtcttATTGGCGAAAATGATTTGA